The proteins below come from a single Parageobacillus toebii NBRC 107807 genomic window:
- a CDS encoding branched-chain amino acid ABC transporter permease has translation MELLIQQLLNGLTVGSVYSLVALGLTLVYGILHIPNFAHGALYMMGGYVTLTMMNQAGLPYWLSIIISMIAIGLLGVLMERLVFYPLRDAPPLHDKIAAIGILLFLEAFAQFVWGADYQTMSTPYGNVINVLGLTLTMQRVLIIVSTIVIMFLLYFFLKKTFIGASIIAMSQNREGANLVGINTNKVAMMTFMISGSLAALAASLASPINLVFPGMGHLVILKAFVIIILGGMGSIPGAIIGGYILGFSESLGATYICKRALNIFQRTNRYMWFQKLEMTADLNRNKASRP, from the coding sequence ATGGAATTATTGATCCAACAATTGTTAAATGGGCTGACTGTTGGAAGCGTTTACAGCTTGGTCGCCTTAGGATTAACGCTTGTTTACGGAATTTTGCACATTCCGAATTTCGCCCATGGAGCGCTTTATATGATGGGCGGCTATGTGACGTTAACGATGATGAATCAGGCGGGGCTTCCGTATTGGCTGTCCATTATCATTTCAATGATTGCAATCGGATTGCTCGGCGTACTGATGGAACGGCTTGTCTTTTATCCACTCCGTGACGCTCCACCCCTTCATGATAAAATCGCAGCAATCGGCATCCTCTTATTTTTGGAAGCGTTCGCCCAATTTGTATGGGGAGCAGACTACCAAACAATGTCCACACCTTATGGAAATGTCATTAATGTACTTGGTCTCACCTTAACAATGCAGCGAGTCCTCATCATTGTTTCCACGATTGTCATTATGTTTTTGCTCTATTTCTTTCTAAAAAAGACGTTTATCGGCGCCTCCATTATCGCGATGTCGCAAAACCGAGAAGGGGCGAATTTAGTCGGCATTAACACGAACAAAGTCGCGATGATGACATTTATGATTTCCGGCAGTCTCGCGGCGCTCGCCGCCTCCTTGGCATCTCCGATTAATCTTGTCTTTCCGGGCATGGGCCATCTCGTCATTTTAAAAGCGTTTGTCATTATTATTCTTGGCGGAATGGGCAGCATCCCTGGAGCGATTATCGGGGGATATATTTTAGGATTTAGTGAAAGTTTAGGCGCGACTTATATATGCAAGAGGGCCTTAAACATATTCCAAAGGACAAACAGGTATATGTGGTTCCAAAAATTGGAGATGACGGCGGATTTGAATCGAAACAAAGCGTCGCGGCCATAG
- a CDS encoding QueT transporter family protein, giving the protein MNIRTIVVNGILAAVYIAVTMLIQPFGFTNVQFRMSEMLNHLIVFNKKYFFGIVLGVFFANLFFSPMVAYDLIFGVGQSVIALLITIFSMRYVKNIWARMAVNTLVFTFTMFLIAWELKLAFDLPFLFTWLTTAAGEFVVMAVGAPIMYAVNRRAHLDKLV; this is encoded by the coding sequence ATGAACATTAGAACGATCGTCGTCAACGGCATTTTAGCAGCTGTGTACATCGCGGTAACGATGCTGATTCAGCCGTTTGGATTTACTAATGTGCAGTTTCGCATGTCGGAAATGCTGAATCATCTCATCGTGTTTAATAAAAAGTATTTCTTTGGCATTGTGTTAGGCGTCTTTTTTGCCAATCTGTTTTTTTCGCCGATGGTGGCGTACGATCTCATTTTCGGGGTCGGGCAGTCGGTTATCGCCCTTCTGATCACGATTTTTTCGATGCGGTATGTGAAAAATATATGGGCGCGGATGGCCGTCAATACGCTGGTATTTACGTTTACGATGTTTTTGATTGCGTGGGAGTTAAAGCTGGCGTTTGACCTGCCATTCCTTTTCACGTGGCTGACGACCGCCGCAGGCGAATTTGTCGTCATGGCGGTTGGCGCACCGATTATGTATGCGGTAAACCGGCGGGCCCATCTGGATAAATTAGTATAA
- a CDS encoding zinc metallopeptidase has protein sequence MLFHPMDILIFLAFGLSLWAQFKVKGTFNKWAEVYANSSLTGAEVARKILDSNGLYHVPVELVPGTLTDHYDPLSRTVRLSEPVYYGRSIAAVSVAAHEVGHAIQHQQSYGALVLRHRMFPVVNFSSGIAPFLLLGGFLLHQASLIGLGIILFSAAVAFQVITLPVEFNASSRAKKLLLAEGFIRNDEVRGVNKVLNAAALTYVAAALISVLELIKFVMIFFQGNNEEE, from the coding sequence ATGTTATTTCATCCAATGGATATTCTCATCTTTTTAGCATTTGGACTGTCACTTTGGGCACAATTTAAAGTAAAAGGTACATTTAATAAATGGGCGGAAGTCTATGCTAATTCGTCTCTCACTGGGGCTGAGGTAGCACGAAAAATTTTAGATTCCAACGGTTTATATCATGTTCCCGTTGAACTGGTGCCTGGTACATTAACAGACCATTACGATCCATTGTCACGCACCGTTCGATTATCTGAGCCTGTTTATTATGGACGTTCTATCGCTGCTGTATCGGTAGCTGCCCATGAGGTTGGCCATGCAATTCAGCATCAACAATCCTACGGTGCATTAGTTTTGCGGCATCGTATGTTTCCAGTAGTGAATTTCTCTTCTGGAATTGCTCCATTTCTATTGTTAGGCGGGTTTTTGTTGCATCAAGCTTCACTCATTGGGCTTGGCATTATTCTCTTTTCAGCAGCCGTGGCATTCCAAGTAATTACGTTACCGGTAGAATTTAATGCGAGTTCTCGCGCCAAAAAGCTTCTTCTTGCTGAAGGATTTATTCGCAATGATGAAGTACGGGGAGTGAATAAAGTCTTAAATGCTGCTGCATTAACCTATGTAGCTGCGGCATTAATTTCTGTGTTAGAGCTAATCAAGTTTGTTATGATTTTCTTCCAAGGGAATAATGAAGAAGAGTAA
- a CDS encoding sporulation protein produces the protein MFRKFLSKLGIGSANINLVLHHSQVRLGETISGEFFIEGGTVEQDINKIDVELRLTLNQNGQVQTKTVATIPVASAFVIQAGERKVLPFTYELPKTLPVSRHGIRYTFVTRLDIAGGIDHLDEDALQILPPLPLEKIFAAFEKLGFREKATSGSLKPYGQEFELFPTEQFREIVQEVEFFAFLEEEGVRLLLEVDVHAGAFGLQEKELKREIFFSYTELTDVSILADKLREIIQEMIEQPYQYTASSYMTHYSHTPHLHGHRHGMMGAIGGFAAGMFAGMLAEELVGDAIEEALGFDGEAEEGFFDNFFGGEDEEF, from the coding sequence ATGTTTAGAAAATTTTTATCGAAGCTGGGGATTGGCTCTGCGAATATCAATCTTGTGCTGCATCATTCTCAAGTACGGTTAGGAGAGACCATTAGTGGTGAATTTTTCATTGAGGGCGGGACAGTAGAACAGGATATCAACAAAATTGATGTAGAACTCCGGTTAACATTAAACCAAAACGGGCAAGTGCAGACAAAAACAGTGGCAACGATCCCAGTAGCTTCTGCTTTTGTCATTCAAGCTGGTGAGAGAAAAGTGCTGCCATTTACATATGAACTACCAAAAACTCTTCCAGTGTCAAGACATGGCATTCGCTATACCTTTGTTACTCGCCTTGATATTGCTGGCGGTATCGATCATTTAGATGAGGATGCGTTGCAAATTCTTCCACCACTACCATTAGAGAAAATCTTTGCTGCTTTTGAAAAATTAGGCTTCCGGGAAAAGGCAACTTCAGGATCACTAAAGCCGTATGGCCAAGAATTTGAGCTGTTCCCAACTGAACAATTTAGAGAGATTGTTCAAGAAGTGGAGTTTTTTGCATTTCTAGAAGAAGAGGGAGTTCGTCTGCTTCTTGAAGTAGATGTACATGCAGGAGCCTTTGGTTTACAGGAGAAAGAGTTAAAACGGGAAATCTTTTTCTCATATACAGAATTAACTGATGTAAGCATACTAGCTGACAAGCTTCGCGAAATAATTCAAGAAATGATCGAGCAGCCGTATCAATATACAGCATCATCTTACATGACTCATTATTCCCATACTCCTCATTTGCATGGACACAGACATGGCATGATGGGAGCGATTGGCGGTTTTGCTGCAGGAATGTTTGCAGGAATGTTAGCAGAAGAACTCGTAGGTGATGCCATCGAGGAAGCACTAGGCTTTGATGGGGAAGCTGAAGAAGGATTTTTTGACAATTTCTTTGGTGGAGAAGATGAAGAATTTTAA
- a CDS encoding DNA polymerase IV, with amino-acid sequence MEATYQKRSRVIFHVDCNSFFASCEIARDPSLKGKAVVVAGDPKERKGVVLAANYIAKQRFGIYTTMPLWEAKKRCPQLVVLKPDFHLYREISEKVFQFLATFTPVLERASIDEGYLDITDCYSLGSPLDIAEQIQKELLQMLHIPVSIGIAPNKFLAKMASNMKKPLGITVLRKRDVPKVLWPLPVQEMHGIGDKTAKKLNSIGIFTIGELAKAEKVTLQNLLGITGVRLKEWANGIDPRPVDPESGEKWKSIGSSTTLPRNVTEERILLEVLRDLAQSVSNRMKQKGVVSSTVQIMIRYSNFQTITRSKTWENPFQEAEEIFQRAVYLLKRHWNGNPVRLLGITAVDVFDKKEAVKQLDLFHFEEEAKKESLWNTIERLQQKFGNSIIQRGSELFRDKSGDNGKSL; translated from the coding sequence ATGGAGGCAACGTACCAAAAGCGAAGTCGCGTAATTTTCCATGTCGACTGTAATTCGTTTTTCGCCAGCTGCGAAATCGCTCGAGACCCCTCATTAAAAGGAAAAGCGGTTGTTGTAGCGGGAGATCCGAAAGAACGAAAAGGAGTTGTGTTAGCGGCGAACTATATCGCGAAACAGCGTTTTGGTATTTATACGACAATGCCATTATGGGAAGCGAAGAAAAGGTGCCCGCAACTTGTTGTTCTAAAACCCGATTTTCATTTATACCGCGAGATAAGTGAGAAAGTATTTCAATTTTTAGCAACGTTTACACCCGTTTTAGAGCGCGCTTCGATAGACGAAGGATACTTGGATATCACCGATTGTTATTCGCTTGGTTCACCGTTGGATATCGCGGAGCAAATTCAAAAAGAGTTGTTACAGATGCTACATATTCCTGTAAGCATTGGCATTGCACCGAATAAGTTTTTAGCCAAAATGGCAAGCAACATGAAAAAACCATTAGGCATCACGGTGCTGCGCAAACGCGATGTGCCGAAAGTACTTTGGCCTCTCCCTGTTCAGGAGATGCACGGCATCGGTGACAAAACGGCAAAAAAATTAAATAGCATCGGCATTTTTACGATTGGCGAATTGGCGAAGGCGGAAAAAGTGACATTGCAAAATTTACTTGGCATCACCGGGGTTCGATTAAAAGAGTGGGCTAATGGGATTGATCCCCGTCCTGTTGATCCAGAATCGGGAGAAAAGTGGAAATCCATCGGAAGCTCCACAACGCTTCCCCGCAATGTGACAGAAGAACGGATTCTTCTTGAAGTGCTGCGCGATTTGGCGCAATCCGTCAGCAATCGCATGAAACAAAAAGGCGTCGTCTCTTCCACGGTTCAAATTATGATCCGCTACAGCAATTTTCAAACGATCACCCGCAGTAAAACATGGGAAAATCCGTTCCAGGAGGCGGAAGAAATTTTTCAGCGCGCCGTCTACTTATTAAAACGCCATTGGAATGGCAATCCGGTAAGACTGTTAGGAATTACCGCCGTAGACGTATTTGATAAAAAAGAGGCGGTGAAACAATTAGACTTGTTTCACTTTGAAGAAGAGGCCAAAAAAGAATCGTTATGGAATACGATTGAGCGGCTGCAACAAAAATTCGGTAATAGTATTATTCAAAGAGGATCTGAACTTTTCAGAGACAAAAGCGGTGATAATGGAAAATCGTTATAA
- a CDS encoding hemolysin family protein, which produces MEIVNLLMVGVLIALTAFFVASEFAIVKVRSTRIDQLIAEGNRNARAAKRVISNLDEYLSACQLGITITALGLGWLGEPTVEHLLHPVFERMNLSESVASFLSFAIAFATITFLHVVVGELAPKTLAIQKAETITLLCSRPLIFFYKIMYPFIWALNGSARVITGLFGLKPASEHEVAHSEEELRLILSESYKSGEINQSEYKYVNNIFEFDDRIAKEIMVPRTEIVALDKNRSIAEYFETIKQEKYTRYPVIDGDKDHIVGMVNIKEILTDCIQNPKATEKKLGDYIRPIIQVIESIPIHDLLVKMQRERVHMAILVDEYGGTAGLVTVEDILEEIVGEIQDEFDIDEVPMIRKVNEHTTIVDGKVLIEDVNDLLGTDIDDTDVDTIGGWILTEKFDIQQGGIISYGDYEFKVLKMEGHHVQLVEITKRVKAPSLIVQEAAIE; this is translated from the coding sequence TTGGAGATAGTTAATTTACTGATGGTTGGTGTTTTAATTGCTTTAACGGCATTCTTTGTTGCATCCGAATTTGCCATTGTTAAAGTACGCAGTACACGTATTGATCAACTGATAGCTGAAGGAAATCGAAACGCTAGGGCTGCAAAACGAGTCATTAGCAATTTAGATGAATATTTATCGGCTTGCCAGCTTGGTATTACTATTACCGCATTGGGGCTTGGTTGGCTTGGTGAACCAACGGTGGAGCATTTGCTTCACCCTGTATTTGAACGAATGAATTTAAGTGAGTCCGTAGCGTCTTTCCTTTCTTTTGCGATTGCATTTGCAACGATTACCTTTTTGCATGTGGTCGTTGGAGAGCTGGCTCCGAAAACATTGGCAATTCAAAAAGCAGAAACCATTACGCTGTTATGTTCAAGACCTTTAATCTTTTTCTACAAAATAATGTATCCGTTTATTTGGGCATTAAACGGCTCTGCTCGCGTCATTACCGGATTATTTGGGTTAAAACCAGCATCCGAACATGAAGTGGCCCATTCAGAGGAAGAATTGCGCTTGATTTTATCTGAAAGTTATAAAAGTGGAGAAATTAATCAGTCGGAATATAAATACGTAAACAATATTTTTGAGTTTGACGATCGGATTGCCAAAGAAATCATGGTACCGCGTACAGAAATTGTCGCACTGGATAAAAACCGTTCCATTGCGGAATATTTTGAAACGATAAAGCAAGAAAAATATACGCGCTATCCTGTTATAGACGGAGATAAAGACCATATCGTTGGGATGGTCAACATAAAAGAAATATTAACGGATTGTATTCAAAATCCAAAGGCCACTGAAAAGAAGTTAGGTGATTATATCCGCCCAATCATACAAGTAATCGAATCCATCCCTATTCATGACTTGCTCGTAAAAATGCAGCGTGAACGAGTTCATATGGCGATCTTAGTTGATGAATACGGCGGAACAGCAGGGCTTGTGACGGTTGAGGATATATTAGAGGAAATTGTCGGTGAGATTCAAGATGAGTTTGATATTGACGAAGTTCCGATGATTCGCAAAGTGAACGAACACACCACCATTGTTGATGGAAAAGTATTGATTGAAGATGTAAATGACTTACTTGGAACGGATATCGATGATACGGATGTTGATACGATTGGTGGTTGGATTTTAACAGAAAAATTTGATATTCAACAAGGCGGCATTATTTCGTACGGCGATTATGAATTTAAGGTATTAAAAATGGAAGGGCATCACGTCCAATTAGTTGAAATCACAAAACGCGTGAAGGCTCCTTCTCTTATTGTACAAGAAGCGGCAATAGAATAG
- a CDS encoding YjcZ family sporulation protein: MSDGRYAGAGFAFFVVLFILLIIVGCSCMTGGFGGYGRGCGFGGYGLGFGF, translated from the coding sequence ATGAGTGATGGAAGATATGCAGGTGCTGGATTTGCATTTTTCGTCGTTCTGTTCATCTTATTAATCATTGTTGGCTGTAGTTGTATGACAGGGGGCTTTGGTGGCTACGGGAGAGGATGTGGCTTTGGTGGTTATGGATTAGGATTTGGGTTCTAG
- a CDS encoding MaoC family dehydratase: protein MTKISELKVGESLPEVKLSPVSRLDLIKYAGASGDYNPIHTIDEEAKKAGLPGIIAHGMWTMGNLAKLFTPYYEEGFVQDYSVRFKSMVFLNDVVTLKAMVKEKEDHALRFEVAAINQDGKEVVKGEVVFSIY from the coding sequence ATGACGAAAATCAGTGAATTGAAAGTAGGAGAGTCGTTGCCGGAGGTTAAGCTTTCGCCTGTTTCCCGCCTCGATCTCATTAAATATGCCGGTGCTTCCGGCGACTACAACCCGATTCATACGATTGACGAAGAGGCGAAAAAAGCGGGGCTGCCGGGCATTATCGCCCATGGAATGTGGACGATGGGCAATCTTGCCAAACTGTTTACCCCTTATTATGAAGAAGGATTTGTGCAAGACTATTCCGTTCGCTTTAAATCCATGGTGTTTTTAAATGATGTCGTCACGTTAAAAGCGATGGTGAAAGAAAAAGAGGATCACGCTTTGCGTTTTGAGGTGGCGGCTATCAATCAAGACGGAAAAGAAGTCGTAAAGGGAGAAGTCGTGTTTTCTATCTATTAA
- a CDS encoding tyrosine-type recombinase/integrase, translating into MVEKVNLSPINPHALRHTHAVMLLESGVDVKTVGDRLGHTKINMAADVYLHVSGKQEEGNWRDI; encoded by the coding sequence ATGGTGGAGAAAGTAAACTTATCTCCAATAAATCCGCATGCACTTCGTCATACCCATGCGGTTATGCTGCTTGAAAGTGGAGTAGATGTCAAAACAGTTGGTGATCGGCTTGGGCATACAAAAATAAATATGGCCGCCGATGTTTATTTACATGTTTCGGGGAAACAAGAGGAGGGAAATTGGAGAGATATTTAG
- a CDS encoding TetR/AcrR family transcriptional regulator produces the protein MKEKIIETSIELFDRKGFKETSVQEIVEAIGVTKGAFYYYFKSKEELLKDICISYIEDLLEQQQRILQDSEKSCTKKLYEIVYMLIRNIKARRKSARIFFREMRHLHEDHLQEIKAKRRVFRQHYQQLIEAGIARGEFKPTLTPDMITFGILGITNWSYYWFQPDGEISEEALTDIYVDLILNGIKNRESLKEK, from the coding sequence ATGAAAGAAAAAATCATTGAAACAAGCATTGAACTATTCGACCGCAAAGGGTTTAAAGAAACATCGGTGCAAGAAATTGTCGAAGCAATAGGAGTGACAAAAGGTGCATTCTATTATTACTTCAAAAGCAAAGAAGAGCTGCTAAAAGATATATGCATCTCCTATATAGAAGATCTTTTAGAGCAGCAACAGCGCATTTTGCAAGATTCGGAGAAAAGCTGCACGAAAAAACTGTACGAAATCGTCTATATGCTCATTCGCAATATTAAAGCAAGACGGAAAAGTGCACGCATTTTCTTTCGTGAAATGCGTCATTTGCATGAAGATCATTTGCAAGAAATTAAAGCAAAGCGGCGGGTGTTCCGACAACATTACCAGCAGTTGATCGAAGCGGGAATCGCCCGCGGGGAATTTAAGCCGACGCTGACTCCGGATATGATTACATTTGGCATTTTGGGCATTACAAACTGGAGCTATTACTGGTTTCAGCCGGATGGCGAAATATCGGAAGAAGCGTTGACAGACATTTATGTCGATTTGATTTTAAACGGAATCAAAAATCGCGAATCATTGAAGGAAAAATAG
- a CDS encoding PH domain-containing protein, with the protein MNGEPRKRISERALSVWRIYGMIGLAVSFIVFAAIIILIIVFDGPKWIIPMLIIVLIGEGYFFIFFIPALRWRRWRYEVREQEIEIQKGLFVVKRTLIPMIRVQHVDSSQGPLLKKYRLASVTISTAATVHEIPALDEEEAEELRYSISRLARVADEDV; encoded by the coding sequence ATGAATGGAGAGCCCAGAAAAAGAATCTCCGAACGAGCGCTATCGGTATGGCGGATATACGGCATGATCGGATTGGCCGTTTCTTTTATCGTCTTTGCGGCTATCATTATCCTTATTATCGTTTTTGACGGACCGAAATGGATTATTCCGATGCTGATTATTGTATTGATTGGAGAAGGCTATTTTTTTATCTTCTTTATTCCCGCATTGCGTTGGCGGAGATGGCGTTATGAAGTGCGTGAACAGGAAATCGAGATTCAAAAAGGACTGTTTGTCGTGAAACGTACATTGATTCCAATGATTCGGGTCCAGCATGTTGATTCAAGTCAAGGGCCGTTATTAAAAAAATACAGACTGGCATCTGTCACCATTTCCACTGCCGCAACGGTGCATGAAATTCCGGCACTTGATGAGGAGGAAGCGGAGGAGCTGCGTTATTCTATTTCCAGATTGGCGAGGGTGGCGGATGAAGATGTCTAA
- the speD gene encoding adenosylmethionine decarboxylase — protein MQQDIEGNDDSVNVEGKHVIIDAFECDSFLLDNMTYLEQLLTKAAQDADMEILYSYFHQFNPQGITGMLILSTSHISIHTWPEEGYASLDFYTCGEQDPMDQVESLLKGLSSKRAMIYSISRGAKQLQLISSKEMTLFDPSKGG, from the coding sequence ATGCAACAGGATATAGAAGGGAATGATGATTCGGTGAATGTGGAAGGAAAACATGTGATCATTGATGCATTTGAATGCGATTCTTTTCTTTTAGATAACATGACATATTTGGAACAATTGCTTACAAAAGCGGCACAAGATGCGGACATGGAGATTTTATATTCCTATTTCCACCAATTTAACCCACAAGGAATAACGGGAATGCTTATTTTATCCACTTCGCATATATCCATTCATACATGGCCTGAAGAAGGATATGCATCGTTGGACTTTTATACGTGCGGGGAACAAGACCCAATGGACCAAGTTGAATCTCTATTAAAAGGGCTTTCTTCAAAAAGAGCGATGATTTACTCCATTTCTCGCGGGGCTAAACAGCTTCAACTAATTTCGAGCAAAGAAATGACACTTTTTGATCCTTCGAAAGGAGGATAG
- a CDS encoding DUF3307 domain-containing protein: protein MLISICHYLIDYGKIKWNDRLKGTGSQAFLFLIDQILHFLTIWIVFHDMAIPARLLENGIPSFLEGWDTDENC, encoded by the coding sequence TTGCTTATTTCTATTTGTCATTATCTCATTGACTACGGCAAAATCAAATGGAACGATAGGTTGAAAGGAACAGGAAGCCAAGCATTTTTATTTCTTATTGACCAAATACTTCATTTTTTAACCATTTGGATCGTTTTTCATGATATGGCTATTCCAGCACGGTTATTAGAAAACGGCATACCATCTTTTTTGGAAGGATGGGACACGGATGAAAATTGCTAG
- a CDS encoding MerR family transcriptional regulator, whose amino-acid sequence MFKIGELAELAGVSKRTIDYYTQLGLLEPVRSETNYRYYPEESIERLRLIDALKKQHLTLEEIKERLQIIQNQPDAADEIVDKIEHLQEEMKHIQEELLELKPLLKQLNEQQIKLMTKPLAQQGYTLLHTLAILLGGDPFIN is encoded by the coding sequence TTGTTTAAAATTGGTGAACTTGCAGAATTAGCTGGCGTTTCGAAACGAACCATTGATTATTATACACAATTAGGGTTGCTAGAACCTGTCCGCTCCGAAACAAATTATCGCTATTATCCCGAAGAAAGTATCGAACGTTTACGGTTAATCGATGCATTAAAAAAACAGCATTTAACTCTGGAGGAAATCAAAGAGCGATTGCAGATTATCCAAAATCAACCAGATGCTGCAGATGAAATTGTAGATAAAATTGAGCACCTTCAAGAAGAAATGAAACATATTCAAGAAGAACTGTTGGAATTAAAACCATTACTCAAACAATTAAATGAGCAACAGATCAAGCTGATGACAAAACCATTGGCCCAACAAGGTTATACTTTGTTACACACATTAGCGATATTGCTTGGAGGAGATCCTTTTATTAATTAA
- a CDS encoding BC_2427 family protein, translated as MKRMNHERMKRIRAKFKRDFQTCHVDKTNDKPQIDSAFEPVHTSESGFVDKMNHIPAREKFDETNRTDDMNQYGTIRSMTIKSPFSTFVEIDDFLHPPIFGGKAQHTAEFLDLNNRQTPQLDTKLFHTTTYYPEQPYCHLICSKIHEIIFFTDTVHTYGAKNKKNLYKSVVFPVHEKKTNNQSCTHHDFIQIRVPVVVGEYEIEICLEEDVMFEEEIMKVNEISKEVVLTNCKFVPTQFSSSFGNGTCAALKGNLLIEGYIHQNIEYTAVYNRNAGTIQKEPAASRRLRQKIVLDLIIHLLQVQQVRVSYDGKGI; from the coding sequence ATGAAAAGGATGAACCATGAGAGAATGAAGCGAATACGTGCTAAATTTAAGCGTGATTTTCAAACTTGTCATGTCGATAAAACGAATGATAAGCCTCAAATCGATTCTGCTTTTGAACCTGTGCATACTTCTGAATCCGGCTTTGTGGATAAAATGAATCATATACCTGCTAGAGAGAAGTTCGATGAAACCAATCGTACTGATGATATGAATCAATACGGAACAATACGTTCTATGACTATAAAAAGCCCATTCTCCACTTTTGTAGAAATTGACGATTTTCTTCACCCTCCTATCTTTGGAGGTAAAGCTCAACATACAGCTGAATTTCTTGACCTAAACAATAGACAAACTCCTCAATTAGACACGAAACTATTTCATACGACGACTTATTATCCTGAACAGCCTTATTGTCATTTGATCTGCTCTAAAATTCATGAAATTATATTCTTCACTGACACTGTTCACACCTATGGCGCGAAGAACAAAAAAAACCTTTATAAATCGGTTGTGTTTCCCGTCCATGAGAAAAAAACAAATAATCAATCTTGTACTCATCATGATTTCATACAAATTAGAGTTCCGGTTGTAGTCGGGGAATACGAAATTGAAATATGTTTAGAAGAAGATGTGATGTTTGAAGAAGAGATTATGAAAGTAAACGAAATCTCTAAAGAAGTCGTACTGACAAATTGCAAATTCGTACCTACCCAATTTTCTTCATCATTCGGTAATGGAACATGTGCAGCATTAAAAGGAAATTTATTGATAGAAGGATATATACACCAAAATATTGAGTATACTGCAGTTTACAATAGAAATGCGGGTACCATACAAAAAGAGCCAGCAGCTTCACGCCGATTACGCCAAAAAATCGTGTTGGATTTAATCATTCATTTACTACAAGTACAACAAGTTCGAGTCAGTTATGATGGTAAAGGCATCTAG
- a CDS encoding CsxC family protein yields the protein MSNSQFCNKNKQPISPACPVEANTQSHFSDEATPVVTTPGLTPILKVPVVLAERTIQVVLEADIPLDPAATEIKRVTKNVFLEQVKLVPVRFARIDDTDFFRVTRAKLFVSGFIRKDIEYASNACNGALLDRIADLPFSGFAELLEGDFLTFPIIGISENSKALFLNEKNDLTPRLDKYFFQNLVKYNEQPYGELIGANFYELDFSPTHVSPEGEFSSLREKIVMDLTVKVLQVQQMQVAATGITPAFPEGTVGY from the coding sequence ATGAGCAACTCGCAATTTTGCAATAAGAATAAACAACCGATTTCCCCAGCTTGTCCAGTAGAAGCAAATACACAATCCCATTTTTCCGATGAAGCTACCCCGGTAGTCACTACACCAGGTCTTACACCAATTCTTAAAGTTCCAGTTGTACTAGCAGAAAGAACCATTCAAGTTGTTTTAGAGGCAGATATTCCGCTTGATCCGGCTGCAACTGAAATTAAGAGAGTGACAAAGAATGTATTTTTAGAACAAGTGAAATTGGTGCCTGTTAGATTTGCGCGTATTGACGACACGGACTTCTTTAGAGTTACAAGAGCCAAATTATTTGTGTCAGGTTTCATTCGCAAAGATATTGAATATGCTTCCAATGCATGTAATGGAGCACTCCTAGATAGAATTGCGGATCTTCCGTTTTCTGGTTTTGCAGAACTTCTAGAAGGCGATTTCCTCACTTTCCCAATTATCGGTATTTCAGAAAACAGCAAAGCTTTATTCCTTAACGAGAAAAACGACTTAACTCCTCGCTTAGATAAATATTTCTTCCAAAATCTCGTCAAATATAATGAACAACCATACGGCGAGTTAATAGGCGCGAATTTCTACGAACTTGATTTTTCGCCAACTCATGTAAGCCCTGAGGGAGAGTTTAGCTCATTGCGCGAAAAAATCGTCATGGATCTTACTGTAAAAGTATTACAAGTCCAACAAATGCAAGTTGCGGCTACAGGAATAACTCCTGCTTTCCCTGAAGGTACTGTTGGTTACTAA